A genomic window from Antedon mediterranea chromosome 4, ecAntMedi1.1, whole genome shotgun sequence includes:
- the LOC140047089 gene encoding uncharacterized protein has protein sequence METRTLAFVVLCCGLICPGNFSPLQPLLSAEDVSKYYEEGKGTDYEVVGVDSDHGSKRYNFEAFGRDLSMILHAVDDGSGKHECHHEGKLVDGSDASIAIDTCHGLTGYISVNGEQYFIAKLSNEHARKVMTDFEDPHIVFKGNPLNSDMKLSRNRRSITKRPEQKYAEVNVYADVAVLSEQFQSEVDNLLVEIKSYFETFTTIVTDNRPINFNFRPVATVTSVVQNADVDTYLQNFCNSVEDSADISLLLTSLNLTFNGNAGITGKASDSDNKRCVIAEFGVNVTYAPVNIVHEIAHLFGVRHDGELSTCKSPSYIMADRRLPGSKPDRWSKCSKQDLEAFLLSDDSFWLDNEPATMYHFNDVLQGSVHDDMEQCKNVFPETTKVAGIVKNSQNICPEIKCEDDSGNIYSMMKPALAGTGCGSQCICIIEKGHYLHNTRQCTGPNCDIPEWTSSDWGACVDCTRERSVLCVLIDADTGTITLVSDTSLCPVEEPASSETCNCDATECSATCGVDNLTYMYVTGSFSACGAACGASVQTRSVLCQNSNGVTVDNSFCSGQTVPSSSLECTNYVNCQYQTGSYGGCSFTCGAGFQTRTVTCVNAVTGALADDNSCILAGLTAPSATRACNNGNCPTTTTYIYVTTPFSDCSVTCGTGEQTRTVSCSIQETSAIVDNSFCLAAGLNEPGTSQVCTLSACPVQTVAFTTGSFDDCSLTCGGGEQTRTVACYVVSSNAIVDNSVCIDAGLEMPSTQMSCNTQQCPTYSYVVQDWEDCSVTCGTGVEMRNLFCVQGTMIVDNSFCVSAGLTAPDTQRDCNTQVACPTRYAYVVGSFGGCSVTCGAGMATRTVECQDTQNNNVVVSNSFCGGTPPTTMTDCNLGMCTGMYQYITNVYSVCSCEGIQTRDVFCVFVSGSTLVSATDQDCLNAGLTKPPEAATCTPPSSCQAPVWTVGTWMDCSVTCGIGTETRQVFCIEFPGGNTIVDDSNCDPNTMPDTSQDCNTNSVCPVMYSYLTSTWSECSTTCGEGTQTRTVGCYLITSSLQLVDDVFCQDFVRPAGERACPDLPPCAGVWIATVWTECSVTCDVGFQERTIACYFSKDSQVILDVAECTDPEPPLTRTCYLQSCPLLPGCDETIEVFAGEVYTLSSPNYPNNYPHDYICETVYTTTEGRIQVTFTEFNVEECPGCSCDVLTITDDNINQQFCGLPQVPFTVTSTSGEVTATFTSDASVNRRGYTATVQVIPSDGIQWIAGMFGVCSVTCGEGTRSRSVTCYNDGVEVDDLVCSGLERPPAMESCLAGDCPPPDACGNDTLRTVSGEIQSPSIGNYENDLYCLTIIRAPINNIIEFSLFVFDLEDSENCTKDSLTFSSANEEEVFCGTQSGSMFTSTTNEVNVTFRTDGDTVAIGYIIDFEFIQLEVDQCDELLIEEGEVFSRNYPSTYPNNEDCTTTIFVGGSMCVEIVFDVFEVEDSDNCENDYLEFYDVSNSDFIQRVCGSRDDLIIRSFTSTFILKLITNDEITDAGYHGYLNFVDCPVALFRVGEFSDCSVSCGGGERTRTVECIASDGTVLPDVICGTDVPASTEACGEEDCPSCDVLITDDGESTVIIQSPNYPDPYSNNLNCTYTIISTSGQCIFILDQVFDLEGRNDNGECENDYVEVFDLGYPTIRQRDCGSDRTEEFFQSLSSEVQQTFVTNDNITAGGFSTTIAFVPCEVYAYLPGEWSECTSTCGEGERTRTVDCWFIAGGTAVDDSLCSGTKPPTSEICLEDPCPECDEEIVTENIFSNKPDGEDTYLPNQDCVYTFVAPDDMCVTLVFISIDLEEATDGVCQNDYFTVTDPTDLNLNQTFCGSVGLTTFGPTAGRTALITFVSDDTNEFAGFSCFFQFSACPLFVYRTTPFADCDRTCGSGMQTRNIFCVDISTEVTVDDSNCADIEAPPQSQSCNLGPCPECDEFFEEDGILLMSNYEADLSCRADINLGEGQCIELTKLTFSLPDRVDGECSDKILIFDVGNDAPEVEFCGSEFTTFLSRSNEVDVRFMSNNDTEIGSYTIAITEIDCPTYGYVSGMFDDCTRTCGGGTQTRTVECQELATEMVVDDSVCDDAKPEETEECNIQDCPPCGQDIQAGGPQFYDPAGDNTDYDNFQDCSYKIIADDGQCVVIYFNTLEMQEPDNDGNCLDYVELDQPGFENTYYRFCGDESASVFYGISQEISLRFFSDDDTVAEGFAATAFSFECPEFAYAVGEFGDCSATCGEGYQVRSLLCISLSDNTETDISNCDDIDYLPYRINQTCEIEACPDCNSVMLVSSSSSMDLFFGDNDMCQTNITIDTDECLVLFIQSVNLPSDCNENYIEYYDANAPWLQGRSCNGDSSVIFNSQTNMIILEAKQDGTAGGAEPAVSYLIVPSACPQYGYVVSGESTCSVTCGEGVLTREYECQNLMTEEVVDDSNCDEAPSSSASCELEECPSCNMNITLTETMLISVDNYVNNEDCTYTINSDGCFYIFFTQFDLEPVDNDGNCLDYVQITDVNEPLLNRTLCGSDEIEWTSASNQGVIYFRSNENVTASGFRFIITDGNCAEYAYYVGPWSACPCGDDSVVQAEQTREVYCLQLANDAQVDDSQCEGDIPVMTQPCESEPCQDCYVLVEMLEETYTLLVTAETYVNNYRCNWDISTVEGMCLQIFFIDFALEDSEGCQNDVLVIQSEGIEELFCGSESPPSLTTSTNSVEFTVRTDNNITDDGFRILVDPTTCPEFGYVAGEYGECSKSCGGGEQIRTVQCQRLQEPNVGEVQMDSACSGDAPDNSRPCDNDECPPCLFEYVPSNNLINTEPFENNTECTYRAEGREDMCIQILIASLNFAEPDENGECTTDYLQIKDLNNPDFLLTYCGVINALVLDSSSNEVEIVIHVEDGMDKVASFAFVEESVCRTYEFGECSRACSSGVDEIDVDCILIGDGDIVEDFYCYGLEGYNGSKSCPEFDCPNCNGQVITDFSVVRLAFTNNEDCSHNIIVSSMECLLITFEVFDVPDGPSDACQDYLMLSSPEYTLCDRDLTGMQYFSNDQFLAIMYQSDGDSVVGDVVLRLERRNCTGFMFTVGEFGNCSVPCEGGTRTRVVECLDDDGTIVDDLMCEGIKPHTSEECNAGQCEESYYEYVIGEFGDCQEVAIGFCVRQRDVDCQNNVTNVVVDDSLCEGNPPVSENCNCPVSTTVAAEVTEATPMTTTGQMTTTGQMTTQAMTTDSSECGGVFSENDDTGTITSPNYSENYPADITCVWNFTVPVGSKIVFTTMAFTVGDSGDCGADSLTFDDYVQEVIQYCSSIDDMFLPSTLDRAGENADFCTLTFTTNSVNEASGFSLSYEYTAE, from the exons ATGGAGACTCGTACGTTAGCATTTGTGGTGCTCTGCTGTGGCTTAATATGCCCTGGAAATTTCTCACCG TTACAACCTTTGCTGAGTGCTGAAGATGTTTCAAAGTATTATGAAGAAGGAAAGG gaaCAGATTACGAAGTGGTCGGTGTTGATTCTGACCATGGCTCGAAACGATACAATTTTGAGGCCTTTGGGCGAGATTTGTCGATGATCCTACACGCCGTTGATGATGGTTCTGGCAAACACGAATGTCACCATGAAGGAAAGTTGGTTGATGGCTCAGATGCAAGCATTGCCATTGACACCTGCCATGGCTTG ACTGGTTATATAAGTGTAAACGGTGAACAATACTTTATCGCTAAGCTTAGTAACGAGCATGCACGTAAGGTGATGACCGACTTTGAAGACCCTCATATAGTCTTCAAAGGGAATCCATTGAACTCTGACATGAAATTGAGCAGGAATCGTCGTTCGATTACAAAAAGACCAGAACAAAAATACGCTGAAGTTAATGTTTACGCTGATGTGGCTGTACTGTCTGAACAATTTCAAAGCGAAGTTGACAACTTGCTTGTG GAAATCAAATCAtattttgaaacttttaccACCATCGTTACCGATAATAGGCCCATAAACTTTAATTTTAGGCCCGTGGCAACTGTTACTTCG GTTGTACAAAATGCTGATGTTGATACCTACCTACAAAACTTCTGCAATTCTGTGGAGGATTCTGCTGATATCAGTCTTCTACTTACAAG TTTGAATCTAACGTTTAATGGCAATGCAGGAATTACTGGAAAAGCTTCAGATTCAGACAACAAACGATGTGTAATTGCCGAATTTGGGGTCAATGTCACTTATGCACCTGTCAACATTGTTCACGAAATTGCGCACTT ATTCGGTGTTAGGCATGATGGTGAACTTAGTACTTGCAAAAGTCCGAGCTATATAATGGCAGACCGACGACTGCCTGGATCAAAACCGGACAGATGGTCTAAGTGCAGTAAGCAAGACCTTGAAGCATTTTTACTAAGTGACGATTCTTTCTGGTTGGACAATGAACCTGCAACAATGTACCATTTTAATGATGTTCTCCAAGGAAGCGTACATGATGATATGGAACAATGCAAGAATGTCTTTCCAGAAACCACCAAAGTTGCAGGAATTGTAAAAAACAGTCAG AACATCTGTCCGGAAATTAAGTGTGAGGACGACAGTGGAAATATTTACTCCATGATGAAACCTGCTCTTGCTGGTACAGGGTGTGGATCTCAATGTATCTGTATTATTGAGAAAGGTCATTACCTTCACAACACAAGACAGTGTACAGGCCCCAATTGCGACATTCCAGA GTGGACCTCATCAGATTGGGGTGCTTGTGTGGACTGCACTCGGGAACGCTCAGTCTTATGTGTACTTATTGACGCTGATACTGGAACTATTACCCTTGTATCTGACACAAGTTTATGTCCAGTTGAAGAACCTGCTTCGTCTGAAACCTGTAACTGCGATGCGACAGAATGTTCTGCAACATGCGGAGTCGACAATTTAAC ttatatGTATGTAACAGGTAGCTTTAGCGCATGCGGTGCAGCTTGCGGTGCGTCCGTGCAAACTAGATCCGTTTTATGCCAGAATAGCAATGGAGTGACAGTTGACAACTCATTCTGTAGCGGCCAAACAGTGCCATCGTCATCTCTGGAATGTACCAACTATGTTAATTGTCAGTATCAGACTGGAAGCTATGGAGGT TGTTCATTTACATGTGGGGCTGGATTTCAAACAAGGACAGTGACATGTGTAAATGCAGTAACCGGTGCCCTTGCTGACGACAATTCGTGCATATTGGCTGGCCTTACCGCGCCGTCTGCCACACGAGCTTGTAATAATGGCAACtgtcctactactactacttataTTTACGTTACTACTCCTTTCTCAGAT TGTTCAGTAACTTGCGGGACGGGTGAGCAAACACGTACCGTGTCTTGTTCAATTCAAGAAACCAGTGCAATTGTTGATAACAGTTTCTGTTTAGCTGCTGGGCTTAACGAGCCAGGTACATCCCAAGTTTGTACGCTAAGTGCTTGCCCAGTTCAAACTGTTGCCTTTACTACGGGAAGTTTTGATGat tGTTCGCTTACTTGTGGAGGAGGTGAACAAACAAGAACAGTTGCTTGTTATGTAGTTTCCTCAAATGCAATTGTTGACAATAGTGTGTGTATTGACGCCGGTCTTGAAATGCCAAGCACGCAGATGTCATGTAACACACAGCAATGTCCTACATATAGTTACGTTGTGCAAGACTGGGAG GACTGTTCAGTGACATGTGGTACTGGAGTGGAGATGAGAAACTTATTTTGTGTTCAAGGCACTATGATAGTGGATAATTCATTCTGTGTATCAGCAGGACTTACTGCGCCAGATACGCAGAGAGATTGTAACACGCAAGTTGCTTGCCCGACCCGATACGCTTATGTCGTAGGAAGCTTTGGAGGG tgtTCAGTTACTTGTGGGGCAGGTATGGCAACTAGAACTGTAGAATGCCAAGATACCCAGAATAACAATGTGGTAGTGTCTAATAGCTTTTGTGGAGGTACACCACCAACAACTATGACAGACTGTAATTTAGGCATGTGTACTGGAAT GTATCAGTATATTACCAACGTATATTCTGTATGCTCTTGCGAAGGAATTCAAACAAGAGATGTGTTCTGTGTTTTTGTAAGTGGCAGTACTTTAGTTAGTGCCACAGACCAAGATTGTCTCAACGCTGGCCTCACTAAACCTCCAGAGGCTGCAACATGTACTCCTCCAAGTTCTTGCCAGGCTCCAGTATGGACAGTTGGTACATGGATGGAT tgttcAGTGACGTGTGGCATTGGCACTGAAACTAGACAGGTATTTTGTATTGAGTTTCCTGGAGGGAATACTATTGTAGATGATTCCAATTGCGATCCTAACACCATGCCTGACACTTCTCAAGATTGTAACACAAACAGTGTTTGCCCAGTGAT GTACAGTTACCTGACTTCGACTTGGTCCGAATGTTCTACAACGTGTGGTGAGGGAACGCAGACTCGTACTGTAGGATGTTATCTCATAACTTCTTCTCTGCAACTTGTAGATGATGTATTTTGCCAAGACTTTGTCAGACCAGCAGGTGAAAGAGCATGTCCAGACCTTCCCCCTTGTGCTGGTGTCTGGATTGCCACAGTCTGGACAGAG TGTTCGGTTACTTGTGACGTTGGATTCCAAGAACGTACAATTGCTTGTTACTTCTCGAAAGATTCACAAGTAATACTGGATGTAGCTGAGTGCACTGATCCTGAACCACCTCTAACACGTACATGTTACCTTCAAAGCTGCCCTCTATTGCCTGGTTGCGATGAAACCATTGAGGTATTTGCTGGTGAGGTGTACACGCTGTCTAGCCCGAACTATCCCAATAATTATCCTCACGATTACATTTGTGAAACTGTTTACACTACCACCGAAGGACGTATTCAAGTTACGTTTACCGAGTTTAATGTTGAGGAATGTCCAGGTTGCAGTTGTGATGTGCTCACA ATCACTGACGACAATATTAACCAACAATTCTGTGGACTGCCTCAAGTACCTTTTACAGTAACATCTACCAGTGGAGAGGTCACTGCTACTTTCACGAGTGATGCTAGTGTTAATCGAAGAGGTTACACAGCTACAGTGCAAGTTATCCCATCAGATGGCATCCAGTGGATAGCTGGAATGTTTGGAGTG TGTTCTGTTACCTGTGGAGAGGGCACACGTTCACGATCAGTTACTTGCTACAACGATGGGGTTGAGGTAGATGATCTTGTGTGCAGTGGTCTTGAAAGACCTCCAGCAATGGAATCATGTCTTGCTGGTGATTGTCCACCACCAGATG CCTGTGGGAATGATACCCTGCGCACAGTCAGTGGTGAGATTCAATCGCCATCAATTGGCAATTACGAAAACGACTTGTACTGTCTCACTATCATCCGAGCTCCTATCAACAATATCATTGAATTTTCATTGTTTGTATTTGATCTGGAGGATTCAGAAAACTGCACCAAAGACTCGCTCACT ttttcaTCGGCTAATGAAGAAGAGGTATTCTGCGGAACACAATCAGGTAGTATGTTTACTTCTACGACAAATGAAGTGAACGTGACATTTAGGACGGATGGCGACACAGTAGCCATTGGCTATATTATTGATTTCGAATTTATTCAACTAGaag TTGATCAGTGTGATGAACTTCTTATTGAAGAAGGTGAGGTGTTTTCACGTAACTACCCTAGTACATACCCCAACAACGAGGATTGTACTACCACCATTTTCGTTGGAGGTTCCATGTGTGTAGAAATTGTCTTTGATGTCTTTGAGGTTGAAGATAGTGATAATTGTGAAAATGACTATCTAGAg TTTTACGACGTTTCAAATTCAGATTTTATACAGAGGGTTTGTGGTTCCAGAGACGATTTGATAATACGATCATTTACTTCCACTTTCATCCTTAAACTCATCACCAATGATGAAATAACCGATGCAGGTTACCATGGTTACTTGAACTTTGTTGATTGCCCTGTTGCTTTGTTTAGAGTTGGTGAATTTTCTGAT TGTTCTGTATCATGCGGTGGCGGGGAGAGAACAAGGACTGTAGAATGTATTGCCAGTGATGGCACTGTTCTGCCTGATGTCATTTGTGGAACAGATGTTCCTGCATCAACAGAAGCGTGTGGCGAAGAAGACTGTCCAT CTTGTGATGTCCTTATTACCGATGATGGTGAATCCACCGTGATTATCCAAAGTCCAAATTATCCAGATCCTTACAGTAATAATCTTAACTGTACGTACACCATCATCAGCACATCGGGTCAATGTATTTTCATACTTGACCAAGTCTTTGATCTTGAAGGTCGTAACGATAATGGCGAATGCGAGAACGACTACGTAGAG GTATTTGACCTTGGTTACCCAACAATTCGGCAAAGGGATTGCGGCTCAGACCGCACCGAGGAATTTTTTCAGTCGTTGTCATCAGAAGTCCAACAGACATTTGTTACAAATGACAATATTACTGCAGGAGGATTTTCCACAACCATAGCTTTTGTTCCATGTGAAGTTTATGCCTACCTTCCAGGTGAATGGAGTGAG TGCACTTCCACATGTGGTGAGGGTGAACGAACAAGGACAGTGGACTGTTGGTTTATTGCGGGAGGAACTGCTGTTGATGACTCCTTGTGCTCTGGAACTAAACCACCAACGTCTGAGATTTGTCTTGAGGATCCTTGCCCAG aATGTGATGAAGAAATAGTCACAGAGAATATTTTCAGCAATAAACCTGATGGTGAAGATACATATCTACCAAATCAAGATTGTGTGTATACCTTTGTCGCACCTGATGACATGTGTGTAACGTTGGTTTTCATTTCAATTGATTTAGAAGAAGCAACTGATGGTGTATGTCAAAATGACTATTTTACT gTAACGGACCCAACAGACTTGAACTTGAACCAGACCTTTTGTGGTTCAGTAGGATTAACCACTTTTGGTCCAACTGCCGGTCGAACTGCCCTCATCACATTTGTTTCTGATGACACTAATGAATTTGCCGGATTTagttgtttttttcaattttccGCGTGTCCATTATTCGTTTACAGAACTACTCCATTCGCAGAT TGTGATCGAACTTGTGGAAGTGGTATGCAGacaagaaatatattttgtgTTGACATTTCGACTGAGGTCACTGTAGACGACAGTAACTGTGCTGATATTGAAGCGCCCCCTCAATCACAGTCATGCAATTTAGGACCATGTCCAGAATGTGATGAATTTTTTGAAGAAGACGGTATTTTACTAATGTCTAATTATGAGGCTGATCTTAGTTGTCGCGCTGACATCAATCTGGGTGAAGGCCAATGTATCGAGCTTACTAAGCTAACATTTTCATTGCCAGACCGAGTTGACGGGGAATGTTCAGACAAAATTTTG ATCTTTGATGTTGGAAACGATGCACCTGAAGTAGAATTTTGTGGATCTGAATTTACTACTTTTCTATCCCGTTCAAATGAGGTCGATGTCAGATTTATGTCTAATAATGACACTGAGATCGGCAGCTACACTATTGCAATTACAGAAATTGATTGTCCAACATATGGATATGTTTCTGGAATGTTCGATGAC TGTACCAGAACATGTGGTGGCGGTACACAGACTAGAACAGTTGAGTGCCAGGAACTGGCAACTGAAATGGTTGTTGATGATTCTGTGTGCGATGATGCTAAGCCAGAAGAAACCGAAGAGTGCAACATCCAAGATTGTCCAC CATGTGGTCAGGATATTCAAGCCGGAGGTCCTCAGTTTTATGACCCTGCTGGTGATAATACAGATTATGACAATTTCCAAGATTGCTCATACAAAATTATTGCTGATGACGGACAATGCGTTGTTATTTACTTCAATACTTTAGAAATGCAGGAACCAGATAATGATGGCAATTGTCTTGACTATGTTGAG CTTGACCAGCCAGGGTTTGAAAACACGTATTACCGATTCTGTGGTGATGAAAGCGCCAGTGTATTCTATGGCATTAGCCAGGAAATCTCTTTGAGATTTTTCTCTGATGATGACACAGTCGCAGAAGGTTTTGCTGCTACTGCTTTTTCTTTTGAATGTCCAGAATTTGCTTACGCCGTTGGAGAATTTGGAGAT TGCTCTGCAACTTGTGGAGAGGGTTATCAAGTTAGAAGCCTACTGTGCATATCCTTGTCAGACAACACTGAAACTGATATTTCCAATTGTGATGACATTGACTATTTACCATATCGTATCAATCAAACATGCGAAATTGAGGCATGCCCAG attGCAATTCTGTGATGTTAGTTAGTTCATCAAGTAGTATGGATTTATTTTTTGGAGACAACGATATGTGTCAGACAAACATAACTATTGACACTGATGAGTGTTTGGTATTATTTATACAGTCAGTGAATCTACCAAGCGATTGTAATGAAAACTATATTGAG taTTATGATGCCAACGCTCCCTGGTTGCAAGGAAGGTCATGTAATGGTGATAGCTCAGTAATTTTTAACTCACAAACCAACATGATTATTTTGGAGGCAAAACAGGATGGGACAGCAGGAGGCGCGGAGCCCGCTGTTAGCTACCTTATAGTTCCCAGTGCATGTCCTCAGTATGGATATGTGGTTTCAGGAGAATCTACT TGTTCTGTTACATGCGGTGAAGGTGTTCTTACCCGAGAGTATGAATGCCAGAATTTGATGACGGAAGAGGTGGTTGATGATTCTAATTGCGACGAAGCCCCATCATCCTCAGCATCTTGCGAGTTGGAGGAATGTCCAT CGTGTAATATGAACATTACACTTACAGAAACCATGCTGATCAGCGTAGACAACTATGTTAATAATGAAGACTGTACATACACAATCAATTCTGATGgctgtttttatatattttttactcaaTTTGATTTGGAACCTGTGGACAATGACGGCAATTGCTTGGATTACGTACAA ATAACAGATGTCAATGAACCATTACTAAACAGGACGTTGTGTGGCAGTGATGAGATAGAGTGGACCTCAGCTTCCAACCAAGGTGTTATCTATTTTAGATCAAATGAAAATGTAACTGCTTCAGGATTCAGATTTATAATAACTGATGGAAATTGTGCTGAATACGCTTATTATGTTGGTCCATGGAGCGCG TGTCCATGTGGCGATGACTCAGTAGTACAGGCAGAACAGACTAGAGAGGTGTATTGTTTACAATTGGCTAATGACGCTCAAGTAGATGACTCACAATGCGAAGGTGATATACCAGTTATGACCCAACCTTGTGAATCAGAACCGTGTCAAG ATTGCTATGTGTTAGTAGAAATGCTAGAAGAGACCTATACCCTCCTTGTTACCGCTGAAACCTACGTAAACAACTATAGATGCAATTGGGATATTTCTACAGTTGAAGGAATGTGTttgcaaatattttttatagattttgcTCTAGAAGACAGCGAAGGTTGCCAAAACGATGTCTTAGtg ATTCAAAGTGAAGGCATTGAGGAGCTATTCTGTGGATCAGAATCTCCACCATCACTGACAACAAGTACAAACAGTGTAGAGTTTACCGTTCGTACTGATAACAATATCACTGATGATGGTTTTAGAATTCTGGTAGACCCGACAACATGTCCCGAATTTGGCTATGTTGCTGGTGAATATGGTGAA tgCTCAAAATCTTGTGGTGGTGGTGAGCAAATACGAACTGTACAATGCCAAAGACTTCAAGAGCCTAATGTTGGAGAAGTACAGATGGATAGTGCTTGCAGTGGTGACGCACCAGATAATTCCAGACCATGTGACAATGATGAATGCCCAC cTTGTTTATTTGAATATGTACCATCTAACAACTTGATAAACACAGAGCCATTTGAAAATAACACAGAATGTACCTATCGAGCTGAAGGTAGGGAAGACATGTGCATTCAAATCCTTATTGCCTCTTTGAATTTTGCTGAGCCTGATGAAAATGGAGAATGCACCACCGACTATCTTCAG ATTAAGGATTTGAACAATCCTGATTTCTTACTCACTTACTGTGGCGTGATTAACGCATTGGTACTAGATTCAAGTTCAAATGAGGTAGAGATTGTTATCCACGTTGAAGATGGTATGGACAAAGTTGCAAGTTTTGCATTCGTAGAGGAATCTGTCTGCAGAACCTATGAATTTGGTGAA tgTTCACGAGCATGTTCAAGCGGTGTGGACGAAATAGATGTAGATTGTATTCTGATTGGAGATGGAGACATTGTAGAGGACTTCTATTGTTATGGCTTAGAAGGGTATAATGGAAGCAAGTCCTGCCCAGAATTTGACTGCccaa attGCAATGGACAAGTGATCACAGACTTTTCTGTTGTTAGATTGGCTTTTACTAATAATGAAGATTGTAGTCATAATATAATTGTTAGTAGTATGGAATGTCTTCTCATCACTTTTGAGGTGTTTGATGTTCCAGATGGACCAAGTGATGCTTGCCAAGATTATTTAATG CTGTCAAGCCCAGAATATACACTGTGTGATAGAGATTTGACTGGAAtgcaatatttttcaaatgatCAATTTTTGGCGATTATGTATCAAAGTGACGGTGATTCTGTTGTTGGAGATGTCGTTCTCCGATTGGAAAGACGTAACTGTACAGGTTTTATGTTTACCGTTGGTGAATTTGGAAAT TGTTCAGTTCCATGTGAAGGGGGTACAAGAACAAGAGTTGTGGAGTGCCTTGACGATGACGGTACTATTGTGGATGATCTGATGTGTGAAGGTATTAAACCTCATACGTCAGAAGAGTGTAATGCAGGCCAATGTGAAGAGAGTTACTATGAATATGTAATTGGTGAATTTGGTGAC TGTCAGGAAGTCGCCATCGGTTTTTGCGTTCGACAGCGAGATGTAGATTGTCAGAATAATGTCACGAATGTCGTTGTGGACGACAGTTTGTGCGAGGGAAATCCACCAGTAAGTGAGAACTGCAATTGTCCAGTATCAACCACTGTTGCAGCAGAAGTTACAGAAGCTACTCCTATGACCACTACTGGACAGATGACCACTACTGGACAGATGACCACACAGGCGATGACTACAGATTCATCAG AATGTGGCGGTGTCTTTTCTGAGAATGATGATACGGGTACAATCACTTCACCGAATTACAGTGAGAATTATCCAGCAGATATAACATGTGTTTGGAATTTCACAGTTCCAGTAGGCTCCAAGATTGTCTTCACTACAATGGCATTTACTGTTGGTGATTCTGGTGATTGCGGAGCCGACTCTCTTACA tttgatGATTACGTACAAGaggtaatacagtattgttctTCTATTGATGACATGTTCCTTCCTTCGACGCTAGACCGAGCAGGTGAAAATGCTGACTTCTGCACGTTAACTTTTACAACCAACAGTGTCAACGAGGCCAGCGGATTCTCCTTATCGTATGAGTACACGGCTGAATAa